ATGGTGTCGCCGGCGGCGGCCGCCGACAGGGCCAGCGTGTTGATCGAATCGGCGTCGAAGGTGATGTTTTCCGAGATGGCGAGCGAGCCGAGCGACAGCTGGATGCCCCCGACGTTGAACGAGATGGTGGCGCCGCCGGCTTGGGCGTTGGCGATGGCCACCGCCTCGCGCAGCGACAGGCCGGTGCCGTCGTTCAGTTCCGTGGTGTAGCTCGCCGTCCCTGCCGCCTCGTCCGTCGCCGTGGTGACGATCAGCGAGCTGGAGACGGTGACGGTCAGCGTCTGGTCGGTGGTCGCGCTGTTGGCGTCGGTCGCCCGCACCACCAGCGTGTAGGTTCCCGGCGTCAGGTTGGCGGCGTTGCCGGCGGTGACCGCCCCGCCGGCGCTGACCGAGAACAGGGTGAACGGGCTGCCCGAGGTGGCGCTGTTGACGCTGACCAGCGAATAGGTGATCGCGTCGCTTTCCGGATCGGTCGCGGTCAGCGTCTTCACCGCAGCGCTGGTCCCGTCGAAGGTGCTGACCGACGCGGTGTTCGTCGAGGTGAAGGTCGGCGCGCCGTTGACCGCGGTGACGGCGACGGTGCGGGTCGCCGCCGTGGCGGCGTTGCCGGCGCCGTCGGTCAGGTTGAAGGTGACCGTGCGGTTCGAGGTGCCGGGATTGTTGGAGGTGTTGTTGTACCGGATGGCGGCGACGGTGTCCTGGATGTTCTGCGCCGTCGCCGAGGACAGGAAGGTGATGGTCCAGGTGGTGCCGTTGGTGACGCTGGAGGTGGTCACCGTGCCGATGTTGGTGGTGCCCGACCGCAGGTCGGTGCCGTTGATGTTGATGCCGGTGCTGGTGCCGGTCGGCAGCGACAGCGTGTCGGCCGCTTCGTTGTTGGCGGTGATCTGCACGGTCAGCACCGACCCGCCGGGGGTTCCCGCCTCCGTCAGCGTGGCGGTGGAATCTAGCGCGGTCGCCGCGCCATTTTCGGTGTAGGCGAGCGCCGTCCCGTTGGAGATGGTCAGTACCGGCGCGGTGGTGTCGATGGTGATGCTGTTGGAGGATGCGGCGCTGACGTTGCCGGCCGCGTCCACGGAGTAGATCTTGTAGGTGCCGTCGGCCAGCCCGGTGGTGGCGATGCTGGTGTTGGTGTTGGCGGTGGCGACCGTGGCCTTCTTCGCCGTGGCGGCGGTGACCAGCGCCTCCAGCGAGGCCTGATCGGTGATGGTGGCGGAGGACAGCACGAGATAGACCGTGCCGGTCTCCGTGCTCTGCGCCGTGCCGACGCCCGCGCTGTTCTTGATCGTCGCCGTGGTCACCGACGCGGTGGGGGCGGCGGAATCGACCAGGACGTTCGCGGTGGCGCCGATGCTGTTCAGCGTCGTGGTCAGGTCGTTGCCGCCGTTCTTCAGCGTGCCGCCGTTGGCATCCAGGCTGCTGACGGCGATGCCGTCGCTGTCGGTCAGGTTCCCTTCGACGGTGTAGCTGAACACCAGCGCCGTCGTGCCGGAGCCCGACTGGTAGGTGGCGTATTTGGTGGTGCCGCCGATGTCCAACGCCAGCCGCGGCGTACCGCCGGTGGTATCGACGGTGATGGCGGCCGATGTGTTGACCGTGAAGCTGAGAGTCTGGCCCTGGACATAGGTGGCGTTCGACGGCACCGAGACGGACGACACGGTGGGACCGGCGCTGACGGTGAAGGCGCCGTCATGGTTGATGGTGGGGTCGTCGGTGCTGGTTCCGCTGTCGGCGCCGCGCACGCCGTTCTTGGCACCGCTCGAAACCGAGTCGGTAACGGTCTGGCCGGTGGTTTCGTTCAGCTTGTAGTAATGCAGAAGCCCGGATTCCGAGCCGGCCAGTTCGGTACTGCGATTGTTGCCGATTTCGGTTGCTGTGCGGGCCGTGTTCCAGATGCGGATTTCGTCCATGACGCCGTTGAAGGAGGTGCCGCCCTGATCGGTTACATCGGCACCAAAAACAAAGCTCAGGCCAGAATAATCTTTGAAGTTGCCGCCAGCTGACGGGCTGAACGATTGCGTGCCCTTGGATACGCCATCAACAACCATTTGGATGTTTACAGTGCTCGTATCGCCGACTGTAAAGACAGCGGCAATGTGCGTCCACTGTCCTGTGGGTATCGTGACTGCAACGCCGGCGTTCGGGGCTTCTGTCGATGACGTGGCGATTAGTTGTCCGGAATTGTACCATAGGGTCAAGCTTCTGGTTTCTGAGCCCCCGGTATCGTTATCTATGGGAACGTCGCAACTAAATATAGTGGTGTAGTTGGTCCAGCTCGTCGGATTGACCCAGAGTTCGACGGTGAATGCAGTAAGACCATTCAGATCATTGGCGACGTTGGTAAGCGTTATCCGATCATCTGCGCCATCGAAAGTATAGGCTCGGTTGGCGCCGCTGTTCAGTTCGGTCGCGAAGAGCGACCGTGCGTCCGCCGTGAAGGGAGTGTCGGTTTCGATCGAACCGGTCTGCTCTTCCAGCGTCCAATCGCCGGTGACGTTCCGTCCACCGGTGACGTCGTTGGAGGCGGCGACATCGGCGCCGGTGGCGGAGGACAGGGCATCGAGGAAGGCGGTGCTGCCGGGTTCCGCGACATCGCAGCCGTACAGCAGCAGGTCGCCGCCGGGGCTCAGCGCGCGTCCCCATTGTGCCAGCGAGTCGCGCAGGCCGTCGATGGCGGCGGCATCGACGCGGTCGGCCCCCAGCGTCACGAACCCGGAACCACCGTGCGACACGATGTGGATGGCGTCATAGCCGCTGTGGGTCTGCGCCCATTGGGCGATCTGGGCGACGCCGCTGGAATTGCCGTCCAGCAGAACGACCTCCACCCCCGCCTTGGCCCCGTCGATCAGCGTCTGGTAATCGGCGACGTTCGATTCGATGAAGACGACTTCGCGTCTGCCATCGTTCTGCGCCGGGTCGGCGGCGCGGATTTCCACCGGGGGCGGAACCGGGGCGGTCGGGGCTGCGGGTGCCGCCACCGGGGCGGCGGCCTGCGGCGCTTCGGAGGATGGCTGCCCGGCCGGGTGATCCGGGCCGGTGTCCGCCGGGTGGTCCGCAGCATGATCGGTTGCGGGGTCGGGGGGCGCCACCGCCGCCGGGTCGGCGACGGCGGCCCCGGCGGCATCGAACATGAATCGGGGTTCCAGCGCGAAGGCCATCGGGGCCTTGCCCGCCGTCCGCAGCACCTTGCCGTCCGCCCTGCCGCCTGCGGCACCGGTCTTCGCAGCACCCGTCTTCCGCCCGAACATCGATTTCATCCCCGCACCCGTAGGAAACCCGAGAATTAGCACTCTATGATCAATTCTAGATTGATATTGGAAAGCGGCGTCAGGCACAACATGCAGGCATGCGTCGAAATGTGACTTTTCACGGGGAGCCGTCCGGCGCGGCAGCCGCAAAGGGAAATCTTTGTAACATTCTCTCCCTCCATTATCCCCGCAAGAGAAGGGGGTGGGGCCGGTGCGCGGTCATCTCATCCGGTCGAGGACAGGTGCCGTAATGCCGCGGGCGGTGCCGGGACTGGCTGTGCATTGCAACGCAAAATCATTAATAACGGATTTTCATATATGCGCTAAATTGTGACATTTTCCGAAACAGATGGATCTTCCCCTGCCAAGCCGATAATTTTGCAACCAATACGGCCCGGCCGGCGGCATGGGCTTCGGTCCGAAGGCGTGTGCGGCGCGGCATTGGCCGCCGCGGCCGAGGTCAACGAGGCGGGGGCAATAGGAAGGGCATCGGGAGCAAGTCTATATATCGATGAGCAACGATCATCCACGCCATCTCCGCGAAGGCAGGATCCAATGCGAGCATCCGCGAGCCACATGAATCTTTTGCGGAACAGTGGCTACGCCGCCGCAGATTCTGCTCACGCTGGCTTCCCGCTTTCGCAGGAATGCCGGGGTTAGCTGTTTACTTTCACTATATTATCGACCCGCGGCATATGGGCATGCGCGATGCGTCTTCGTGGGGATGACGGAATGGCGGGGGTGATGGTGGACCGTTCCGCCCGTTTCGACAAAACCCAGAAAGTTGTGTCGAAATGCGACTTATAATCCAATGAGATAACAATAGAGCGCAAATTCCCTTATTTGGAGAGGCTCATAGATTGCATTGACTTCTAAGGGATTTGATATTATTGAAGACTCGGACGGAGAGTATTTCATAAACTATTTTCTCCCATCCATTGCCGTTCCTGTAAATAATCAACTTTAAGGAGAAACGCCGTGGATCCGATGCTTGGCATGATATTCATGGTTCCCTGGAACTGGGCGCCGTACAACTACCAGCTCTGCCAGGGCCAGACCGTCACCCTCCAGCAGTACGAGGCGCTCTATTCGCTGATGGGCACGGTGTTCGGCGGCAACGGCAGCACCAACTTCAACCTGCCGAACCTGGCGGGGCGCGCACCGATCGGCACCGGCGCCATGCCCCCTTACAGCTACACCCTGGGGGCCAACGGCGGCAGCGTGGCCACGACCCTCAGCGGGCAGAACCTGCCGGCCCACAACCATGGGGCAACCTTCATCCCCACCATGGGCCAGCAGGTCGTCAGCATCCCGGCGACGACCGGCAATCTGGGCGTCGGCGTGACGATCAACGCCACCGGCAACGCCGGCACCAAGGCGACCCCCCAGACGGGCTTCAACCAGTTGGGCCAGGTGTCGACCGGGACCGGCGCCCCCTCGCCGAGCGCCCTGCTCTATGCCGCGCCCGCCGGCACGCAGGTCCCGCTGGCCGGCGTCAGCGCCTCGCTCACCGGCACTGCCGGCAGCGGTGCTGCCACCGTGACGATCAACGCCGTCACCGGCGGCACCGTGGTGACGGGGCCGGCCGGCAGCGGCACGGCGTTCTCCAACATGCAGCCCTATCTGGCGCTGAGCTTCGTCATCGCCATGAACGGCCTGTATCCGGACCGGCCGTGACCGAGCTGCGCGCCCTGTCCGCCGCCCTCTTCGGCCCCCACCTGAACACCGTCTTCACGATGGTGTCGGAAGAGGGGCTGGAGATCGCCGCCACCCTGGTCGCCTGCAACGAACATCCGCGCAACACCATGCGCGGGACCTTGCGGACGGCCTTCGACCTGCTGCTGGAATGCCCCGCGGAAGAGGTGCCGCACTTCAACGGCGCCTCCTTCACGATCGGCCATCCGGCAGTCGAAAGCTTCGGCCCCGTCTATGTGGAGCGGATCAATCCGGCCACCCCCGCCGGGGCTGACACGGCGGTGTTCCAGATCATCTTCAACTGACGCCGCGGCCCGCCGCCGCTCCGCCACCGGGGCGGCGGCGGACCGTCCGGCGTTCCGAACCAGGGATTTGCCGACGCATGGCCGGTTTCGCCGGATCCTTTGCCCTGCCGGGCAACCTGTCGCTGCGCTTCGCCGCCCCCTCCGACGAGACCTTCCTCCTGGAGCTGTTCATCGAGGCCCGCCCCTGGCTGTCGTGGGCGGAGGGCGACCGGGACTTCCTGCGCTCCCTGTACGAACAGCAGTACAAGGCGATGCGCGCCGGGCAGGAGGCGATCTATCCCGAGCATGTCGACCTCGTCATCGAAAAATCCTCCGACCGGGTGGGGCGGCTGGTGATCGACCTCGGCCGTGCCGACTGGCGGGTGTCTGAACTCCAGATCCTGGCAAGGGCGCGGGGCAAGGGCATCGGCTCCGACGTGCTGCGCGGCATCCAGGCCGCCGCCGCCAGCATGCTGGCGCCGATCACGCTGTCCACCCCGATCGCCGGCTCGCACGGGCGGCAGGTCTACGAACGGCTGGGCTTCCGCGTCACCGCCGTCGATCCTCCGCATTTCCACATGGCCTGGGCTCCGATGGGCCACCCGCTGCACGCGGCACTCAGCGCGATCCCGGTGACCGCCGATCCGCTTGCCGGCTTCGCTCCTTCCGGCATGCCGGCCTCCCCGGGCGCCCCGGCCTGACCGCCGGCCCGCTCGCCCGCTCGCCCGCTTGCAGCCGTGAGTCTCCCGTCCTCCCGTCCTCCGCCCCGGTTTCCCGTCGACGCCGTCCTGCCCGGCCTGTTCGATGTCCTGCGCCGGCACGGCGGCGCGGTGCTCCAGGCGCCGCCGGGCGCCGGCAAGACGCTGCGGATTCCGCTGGCTCTGCTGGAGCAGCCCTGGCTGCCTGGCCACCACATCCTCGTGGTGGCCGCCGACGGGCTGGCCGCCCGCGCCGCCTGCCTGCGGATGGCCGCCCTGCTGGGGGAGGAGCCCGGCGTTACCGTCGGCTTCCACACCCTGTCGGGCGGCGTGGCCGGCCCCCGCACACGGATCGAGCTGCTGCCGGCCGCCTTGTTCCTGCGCCGCATCCAGGATTCCCCCGAGCTGGCGGATGTCGGCGCAGTGCTGTTCGACGGCCTCGACGGACAGCGCAGCGATGGCTTTCCGGGTGACGGCCTGCTGGGTGCCGCCTTCGCGCGGGAGGCACGCGAGGCGCTGTGCGGCCGCACCCTGCTGCTGGTGATGACAGAACCGATGGAGACGGCCCCGGCTTCCCTGGCCGCCCTGCTGGGCGGCGGAACCGGCCCGGTCCCCGTGGTGACCTGCGCCGCCGCCGGCTTCCCGGTGGAGATCCGCCCCATCGAGGCTTCCGTGCCGGGGGCCGCCTTGGAGAGCGCCTTGGAGACCGCAGTGGCGACGGCGGTCCGGCGCGCCCTGCGGGAGGAGCGCGGCGGCGTGCTGGCCATCCTGCCCGACGGTGGTGCGGTCCGCCGGGCCGCCGCCCTGCTCCGGGAGGCGGGGGAGGTCGGTCCGGACATCCTTCTCCTCTCGCTGTGCGACGAGGCGGCGTCCGACCTGCCGGCCGCCGTCGCCCCGGCACCGCCCGGCCTGCGCAAGCTGGTGCTGGCCACGCCGTCGGCCGAGGCGGGGCTCGGGATCGCCGATGTCCGCATCGTGGTCGATTGCGGCCTGACCCGGCTGCCGTGCCACGACCGCAACCGGGGCATGGCATACCCGCTCATGCTGCCCGCCGGCCGGGACGCGGCGCAGCGCCGGGCCATCGCCGCCGGCCGGCATGAGCCGGGGGTCTGCTACCGTCTTTCGCCGCCCCGTGTTTTGCCGGAACCGTCCGCCTGCGACCCGGCGGCGCCAGCGGCGGCGGCGGCGGAACTGGCCTTGGAACTGGCCGCGTGGGGGGAAAAGGACGCCGGCGCCGCCCTCGGCCCCGGCGCCGCTGGCGCCGCTGGCGCTCAGGCATCCTCCCTGCTCGTCCTGCTGGGAGCCATCGGCGCCGACAGGGCGATCACCCCGCTGGGGCAGCGCATGGCCCGGCTCGGCCTGCCTCCCCGGCTGGCCCGCCTGATCCTGTGCGGGGCGGACATCGGCTTGGGCGGGCTCGCCTGCACGGTGGCCGCCCTGCTGGCGGAACCGGACCATCCCGGCGGCGGAGACGGCACCGACCTGCGGGAATGGGTCGACCGGCTGCTCGCCGCGGAAGGCGAGGGGGCCTGCGACACGGATCGCGACTTGCCGATTCTGGTGCGCGCGCAGGCCTGGCGGTGGCGGATCGGCATTCACCAGCCGGTGGACCGCGCCGGCTGCGACCGCATCGGGGAACTGCTGGCGCTCGCCTATCCCGACCGCATCGCCCGCCGCCGACCGGCCGCCCCTGGAGCCATCGAGGAGGGCGCCCCGGTGCGTTACGGCTTGGCCGACGGCAGCTTCGCCCGCCTGCCGGCTGGCGATCCGCTGGCGGCGGAGGCGCGGCTGGCGGTCGCCTTCCTCGATGACACCAGGGTCGATGACACCAGGGGCGGCCCTGCCGACGATCCGCGGATCGCCTTGGCGGCCGCATTGCCCGAACCGGACCCGCAGCGGGATGCCAGCCCATGAATGCCAGCCCATGACCATGCACCCGTTCCAGCCACAGCCTGCCGCCACCCTCGCGGAGGTCTGGCGGCTTCTGGTCGAGCACCCCGGCGATCCCGACCTTCTGAACTCGCTGGGCGTCCTGCTGGACCGGGAAGGGAAGCGCGAGGCGGCCCTCCTGCATTACCGCCGCGCCCTGGCCGTCGCCCCCGACCATGCCGTGGCCTGGAGCAACCTGGCCATCGTCCTGGCGACGCAGGGCCGGCACGCCCGGGCCATCGCCTGCGCCCACGTGGCGGTGGCGCTCGCTCCCGACAACCCGACCGCCTGCCTCAACCTGACCGCGGCGCTGTACAGGTCCGGTGACTTCGCGAGCGATCTCACGGTGCTGGACCGTCTGGTCCGCCTGCAGCCGGACAATCCCAGCCTGACCTGGGGGCGGGCGCAGGTCCGCCTGCACCAGGGCGACTATGCGCGAGGCTTCGTCGATTACGAGGGGCGCTACTGGCTTCGGGAATATCATTACCGCATCCACCGCGGACCGCGCTGGGACGGCGGGCCGCTGGACGGGCGCTTCGTCATGGTGACGCTGGAGCAGGGCTTCGGCGACACGCTGCTGATGGCCCGCTACCTGCCGATGCTGAAGGCGCGCGGCGCGCGGCGTGTGATCGTCGAGCTTCGCGACGAGCTGCGCCGCCTGTTCGCGCCGATGGACGGGGTGGACGCCTTCATCGCGGAGAATGCGGCGCCGACGCCGATCTACCACGTCCACAGCTCGATCATGAGCCTGCCGCTGCATTTCGGCACCACCATCGACAGCGTGCCGCCGCCGGTGCGCCTGACCGTCCCGGACGAGGCGCGGGCCAAGGCCGCGCGGCTGCTGGGACCCGACGATGGCCGGCTGAAGGTCGGCATCGTCTGGTCGGGCAGCGCCGCCTTCACCGACAACGCGATCCGCGCCACCTCGCTGGAGCGCTTCCTGCGTTTCGCCGGGATCCCCGGCGTCCGCCTCTACAGCCTGCAGAAAGGACCGCCGGAGGAGGAGCTGCGCGCCCTTCCTCCCGGCACGCCGATCACGGCACTGGGGCCGGAACTGGACGATTTCGCCGACACGGCGGCGGTGGTGGAACGGCTCGACCTGGTCGTCATGACCGACAGCTCGGTCGCCCATCTCGCCGGTTCGCTGGGGGTGCCGGTGTGGGTCCTGCTCCAGCATGTGCCGTACTGGGTCTATGGCATGTCCGGTGCGACGACCCCCTGGTATCCGTCGATGCGCCTCTACCGCCAGGGTCCCGAGGAGGAGTGGGAGCCGGTGTTCGACGCGGTCGAACGGGATCTGCGTGCCCTGGCCGCGCGCCGGGCGGCGGCCCTGTCCGAGCCCTGCTGCAATCCTTGATCCAAAATTCTAGCGCCGCAAACCCAATCTTTTAGGGTCGGGACAGGCGCATTTTTTCTCTTTTCCCGCTACCGTTTGGTTCTTCACGCTGCTTCTCAATGTATTGCTTCACGATCTCCAGCGGAGCGCCGCCGCAAGACGCGGCGAAATAGGACGGACTCCAGAGATGGTCGCCCCAGAGCCTACGCTTCACTTCCGGAAAGTTCTGTTGCCGTAAGCGACGACTGGACACGCCTTTGAGGCTGTTCACCAGCCTGGAAAGCTGGACGGTGGGCGGATATTCAATGAGCAGATGCACATGGTCATCCTCACCGTTCACCTCCTTTAGCGTCACGCCGAACTCGGCACAGACACCGAGGAAGGTGTCCCGAAGGGCGAGATGGGCGCGATCGGTGAAGACGTCACGCCGGTACTTGGTGACGAAGACCAAATGGACGTGGAGCGCACATACCACACTTCTACCCCTACGATATTCGGTGTTCATGCCCTTTCCCCTGTCCAGCAGACCTATTATACTGTCAGCATGAAGGCTCTGAAGGCATACCGCTACCGCGTGTACCCAACCCAGGAACAGGAAATGCTGTTCCGGCAGACGGTCGGGTGCTGCCGGTTCGTCTACAACCTGTGCCTTGAGCAACGACGCCTGGAGTGGCACCGCAGCGATCCGCGCCGCCTCAGCAGCTACGACCAGATCAAGGACCTCCCGGCGCTGAAGATGGAGGCGCCGTTTTTGCGCGACGTGCCGAACCATCCGCTTCAGCAAGCGATCATCGACCTGGACAAGGCGTTCAAGAATTTCTTTGCAGGACGCACCGCCTATCCGCGATTCCGCAAGCGCGGCGACCGCGACAGCTTTCGCTACCCGGACCCGAAGCAGGTCAAGATCGAACCGAACCGCATCTTCCTGCCCAAGGCCGGGTGGGTGGCATGGGTGCGGCATCGCCCGCTGGACGGGGTGCCGAAGACCGCCACGGTCAGCCGGGAGGCCAACTGGTGGTTCGTGTCCATCCAGTGCGAAATCGACGTGGCCGACGCGCGTCCAAATTTGGCACCGGCGGTCGGCATCGACATGGGCATTGCCAAGCCGATGATGCTGTCCACGGGCGAAGCTGTCCTGCTGCCGCGCACCACAGACCAAGAGCGCCGCCGGCTGGCGGCGTTGCAGCAGCGGGTTGCCCGCCGGGGGACAGGATCGCGCAACCAGCAGAAAGCCCGTCTGGCCGTCGCCCGGTTCCAGGCGCGTCTGGCGCGGCGGCGCAAGGACGCCGCGCACAAGGCGACGACGAGGATTGCCAAGAACCACGGCGTCATCGTTGTCGAGGATTTGAAGGTGCGCACCATGACGGCAAGCGCAGCCGGAACCTTGGATGAGCCGGGACGCAACGTCCGGGCCAAGGCCGGACTCAACCGCTCTCTGCTCGACGTGGCCCCGGCGCAACTCCGCTCCATGCTGGACTACAAAGCGGCATGGCACGGAAGTCGCGTCGTCGCCATTCCTGCCGCCTATACCAGTCAGCGGTGCTGCCGATGCGGTCATGTCGATGCGGACAACCGTGTCAGCCAGTCGGTGTTCTTGTGCCAAGCCTGCGGGCACGTCGAAAACGCCGATCTTAACGCCGCAAAGAACATTCTGAGGCTTGGCCTCGCAACCGGAGGACCTCCGGAGTTGGCCTGCGGATCGAACCGGGCGACCGGTCGCAAACAGGAACGCCGCGTCGCGAGGCGCGGAAGCTCGGCCCTTCAGAGCCGAAAGTAGTCACGAAGAGAGACATCGATGTCCCAGACCATGCCCGTCCTGTTCCAGACCGACCTGTTCATGCCCACCTACCAGCCGCGCGAGGGCGCCAACTGGTTCCTGTCGGTGTCGCCCCTCAATCTCGGCGTCGGCTATTGGAGCGGCGGCGTCCTCATGCAGAACATGGCGGTCCTGGCGCGCAAGGAGGCCGAAGGGCGCTCCAGCACCTGGATGTCCCTGTCGGCCCGCGAGGTCGAAAGCCAGGAGCTCGGCTGCCGCGCCGCCGTCGGGGATACAGTGGTGATGGGGCTCGGCATGGGGTGGGCGGCGGCCAACACCGCCTTGCGGCCGGAGGTGACGCGGGTCACCGTCATCGAGCAGGATGCGGAGGTCATCGGGCTGATCGACGAGCTCGGCATCTTCGCCCAGCTGCCGGCGGAGGCCGCGGCGAAGATCGTGGTGGTCCAGGGCGATGCGCTGACCTACACCCCGGCCACCCCGGCGGACACGCTGCTGGCCGACATCTGGATGCCGCTGAACGGCCCGGGCCGGGTGGCGCAGGTCCAGCGCATGACCGCCAACACCGGGGCCGGCCGCGTCTATTTCTGGGGCCAGGAGATGGACATCGCCCGCCATGCCCGGGCGTTGGGGCTGGGGCTGGATCCGCTGGATGGGGCCGGTCTCGCCCGTGTCCTCGGCGAGTTCGCCCTGCCGCTGATCGGCCCGGAGCTGCCGGCCTATCCGGCGATGATCTCGGAAGCCGCGAGGAAGTGGCTGAAGGACGTCGACGACGCTCCCTGACGGCGCTGGGGAAGGGCAGGAACGGGCGGCTGCACAAACGGCGCCGCCTGCGCTATAACCGGTGGGACAACCCTCGGAAAAGAAGAGAGCCTCCGATGCGTGCCCACACCAGCTTCCCCCGGATCGCAGCCGTCGCGGTGCTTGCGCTGTCCACCACGCTGGCCGGCTGCCAGACCGGCTCGATGGGCACCAAGGAGGGGTTCGGCACCGTCGGCGGCGCCGTCGCCGGCGGCCTGATCGGCTCGCGCTTCGGCGGCGGTTCGGGCAAGCTGGTGGCGGTCGGCATCGGCACGCTGCTGGGCGCCTTCGCCGGGCGGGAACTCGGCGCTTCGCTCGACCGCGCCGACCAGGTCTATGCCGACCGTGCCGCGACCCAGGCCTACAGCGCCCCCATCGGCCAGCGGATCAGCTGGAACAACCCGCAGTCCGGCAACCAGGGCGTCATCGTGCCGGTGCGCGACGGCTATGACGGCTCCGGCTCCTACTGCCGCGAGTTCCAGCAGACCATCGTCGTCGGCGGCCGCACCGAACAGGCCTTCGGCACCGCCTGCCGCCAGTCCGACGGGTCTTGGAAGATCGTGGGGTAGGACAAAGAGGGGAGAAGGCCGGGAACCGGGGCTCGGCCGCGCTTTGGACACTGCTTCAGCCAGCCGATCGTCAACCCCGGTCCGGAGAGCGGAGTTTTACAACCGCCGCAGCCAGGCGTCCGGCCGATGGGTGGTGTTCCGCTCCAGCCCGCTTCCATTGAAGGGCCAAACCGGCGTTTCATACCGCCTCCAGAAATTTCTGACTCGCGTTGTGTCGCAGGGGATTGAGGCTGCGGCTTTGGTGTGATTCGCTGTCCGCTCTATTCAGCGGGCGAGCGGGAATGCCAGCGATAGCGATCCGACAGGACATCTCTGTCTGCGAGTTGCGCCGGCAGGCCCGATTGGAGGAGGACGGGCGG
This region of Azospirillum thiophilum genomic DNA includes:
- a CDS encoding phage tail protein, whose product is MLGMIFMVPWNWAPYNYQLCQGQTVTLQQYEALYSLMGTVFGGNGSTNFNLPNLAGRAPIGTGAMPPYSYTLGANGGSVATTLSGQNLPAHNHGATFIPTMGQQVVSIPATTGNLGVGVTINATGNAGTKATPQTGFNQLGQVSTGTGAPSPSALLYAAPAGTQVPLAGVSASLTGTAGSGAATVTINAVTGGTVVTGPAGSGTAFSNMQPYLALSFVIAMNGLYPDRP
- a CDS encoding DUF6916 family protein, which produces MTELRALSAALFGPHLNTVFTMVSEEGLEIAATLVACNEHPRNTMRGTLRTAFDLLLECPAEEVPHFNGASFTIGHPAVESFGPVYVERINPATPAGADTAVFQIIFN
- a CDS encoding GNAT family N-acetyltransferase; protein product: MAGFAGSFALPGNLSLRFAAPSDETFLLELFIEARPWLSWAEGDRDFLRSLYEQQYKAMRAGQEAIYPEHVDLVIEKSSDRVGRLVIDLGRADWRVSELQILARARGKGIGSDVLRGIQAAAASMLAPITLSTPIAGSHGRQVYERLGFRVTAVDPPHFHMAWAPMGHPLHAALSAIPVTADPLAGFAPSGMPASPGAPA
- a CDS encoding tetratricopeptide repeat protein — encoded protein: MTMHPFQPQPAATLAEVWRLLVEHPGDPDLLNSLGVLLDREGKREAALLHYRRALAVAPDHAVAWSNLAIVLATQGRHARAIACAHVAVALAPDNPTACLNLTAALYRSGDFASDLTVLDRLVRLQPDNPSLTWGRAQVRLHQGDYARGFVDYEGRYWLREYHYRIHRGPRWDGGPLDGRFVMVTLEQGFGDTLLMARYLPMLKARGARRVIVELRDELRRLFAPMDGVDAFIAENAAPTPIYHVHSSIMSLPLHFGTTIDSVPPPVRLTVPDEARAKAARLLGPDDGRLKVGIVWSGSAAFTDNAIRATSLERFLRFAGIPGVRLYSLQKGPPEEELRALPPGTPITALGPELDDFADTAAVVERLDLVVMTDSSVAHLAGSLGVPVWVLLQHVPYWVYGMSGATTPWYPSMRLYRQGPEEEWEPVFDAVERDLRALAARRAAALSEPCCNP
- the tnpA gene encoding IS200/IS605 family transposase; this translates as MNTEYRRGRSVVCALHVHLVFVTKYRRDVFTDRAHLALRDTFLGVCAEFGVTLKEVNGEDDHVHLLIEYPPTVQLSRLVNSLKGVSSRRLRQQNFPEVKRRLWGDHLWSPSYFAASCGGAPLEIVKQYIEKQREEPNGSGKREKMRLSRP
- a CDS encoding RNA-guided endonuclease InsQ/TnpB family protein — translated: MKALKAYRYRVYPTQEQEMLFRQTVGCCRFVYNLCLEQRRLEWHRSDPRRLSSYDQIKDLPALKMEAPFLRDVPNHPLQQAIIDLDKAFKNFFAGRTAYPRFRKRGDRDSFRYPDPKQVKIEPNRIFLPKAGWVAWVRHRPLDGVPKTATVSREANWWFVSIQCEIDVADARPNLAPAVGIDMGIAKPMMLSTGEAVLLPRTTDQERRRLAALQQRVARRGTGSRNQQKARLAVARFQARLARRRKDAAHKATTRIAKNHGVIVVEDLKVRTMTASAAGTLDEPGRNVRAKAGLNRSLLDVAPAQLRSMLDYKAAWHGSRVVAIPAAYTSQRCCRCGHVDADNRVSQSVFLCQACGHVENADLNAAKNILRLGLATGGPPELACGSNRATGRKQERRVARRGSSALQSRK
- a CDS encoding RT0821/Lpp0805 family surface protein; translation: MRAHTSFPRIAAVAVLALSTTLAGCQTGSMGTKEGFGTVGGAVAGGLIGSRFGGGSGKLVAVGIGTLLGAFAGRELGASLDRADQVYADRAATQAYSAPIGQRISWNNPQSGNQGVIVPVRDGYDGSGSYCREFQQTIVVGGRTEQAFGTACRQSDGSWKIVG